In Flavobacterium sp. WV_118_3, one DNA window encodes the following:
- a CDS encoding GEVED domain-containing protein produces MKNSTYLSTFRWRNALKLHFKLSCLLLMALLAGHQANAQGTQTTVLINPNAEGGFENGSTFAANGWTTVNASLNTWNVGTVPGWFTGTGGAYVSNNSGTAWAYGNGTANRSHFYRDVTFPAGVSVVNLKFDWRGNGNDGNYDNLQVYIVDTNITPTTSGPTGTNTTTTGWTNYTDGTTGYYLLSQNGTVAPTTTTNITFNLTAAQLAYVDGKTKRLVFVWKNDGSGGTNPPASVDNISLTATVPTCLKASNVLISAITTTSATLNWTASASTPSGGYEYEIRTSGAAGSGATGLANSGATAAGVTTAAITGLATSTNFSVYVRANCGGGDMSDWTTAATFRTGHCVPSSTSSATYINSFVTTGGATNISNTASGYTTGGYQDNYATATVSQYATGSIGFTTTITGGTVGTAIWVDWNNDLVFDTTERVYVTTAYGNGQTGSFVVPAGTALGDYRMRVRIDFNSITPDPCSNVNARTEAEDYKLTVIAAPSCVPPTAVSAVGNTTTTATVNWTASTSTPANGYEIYYATTNTAPTAGSTANATAAAGAVTAPLSGLTPSMTYYVWVRSNCGSGTYSTWAAGGSFYTGYCVPSSTSSLTYINNFTTTGGSTNISNLASGYTTGGYQDNYATATVTQYPTGTINFTTAIVGGTVGTAIWVDWNNNLVFETSERVYVTTAYGDGQTGSFVVPAGTALGDYRMRVRIDYNSSTPDPCSNANTRTEAEDYKLTVVAIPSCMPPTAVTATANTAFTATVNWTASVSTPANGYDIYYSETNTAPGVGTTPNATAAAGAVTAPLSGLSASATYYVWVRSNCGTGNTSTWTTTAVTFTTPCNPPVISATTPASICGQGTATLAATANEGNISWYAAQTGGTALGTGASFTTPVISATTSYWVESSRVNGTVAVGPVSPTAQGGTIGVQTTAWENNFTVLKSTKLTSVDIFPVTSGQTGAIIVRSSSGAVIATYPYTTNVSGGATAQTITLNHALAPGNYQLYPTLPTAGVSRNTTGAVYPYTSSVAKINGNGYDPAYFMGMYNWKFEDSCTSARTEVVATVTAPPALTLSTASTTVVCSGSSSAAVTITAGASDYDTYTWTPATGVTGDATNGWTFNPTATTTYTLKAVNTTSGCNIEATVVVNINPAPVVNVSGTPSTICEGSTATLVATTTTSAPGTITIGTGTTLTSETAQPTAFCNRWAQYWNQTVFTAAELTAAGLKPGNITSIAYNITTLGSGTNVTNFTVRMGTTTNTALTGFTTTGLNLVYGPATYTHAVGVNTITFTTPFVWDGVSNIIVDIRQDGADSTNNAITYYTATTDNTTVSATTSTLSSTTVLATTNPTPSLSKNRLNVVFGGQIASTGAGNLNWTWMPGNLTGSSVTVTPATTTTYTVRGTNPTTGCYTESTVTVNVNPAPAAPTGNATQIINADTADQATIANLTATGTAVVWYATEADALANVNPLASTTQLVNGATYYAMQTVGGCRSTAPLAVTVTVTLRTGSFDMPGLKYYPNPVVDVFTVTYTNDITSVEVFNLVGQRVISVRPNATTALVDMSVLPTGAYILQIKANGQSQSVKVIKK; encoded by the coding sequence ATGAAAAACTCTACTTATTTAAGTACGTTTCGATGGCGTAATGCATTGAAACTGCACTTTAAACTAAGTTGTTTGTTACTGATGGCATTGCTGGCGGGACACCAGGCAAATGCACAGGGGACACAAACAACCGTTTTGATTAATCCCAATGCCGAAGGAGGCTTTGAGAATGGTAGCACATTCGCCGCAAACGGATGGACTACTGTAAATGCATCCCTTAACACCTGGAATGTAGGAACCGTTCCGGGGTGGTTTACGGGTACTGGAGGTGCTTATGTTTCCAACAATTCGGGTACCGCATGGGCCTATGGAAACGGAACGGCAAACCGTTCTCATTTCTACAGAGATGTTACGTTTCCCGCTGGAGTATCCGTGGTAAACCTAAAATTCGACTGGAGAGGTAACGGTAACGACGGAAACTACGACAACCTACAGGTGTATATTGTAGACACCAACATTACTCCAACTACATCAGGACCAACAGGTACCAATACGACTACTACCGGATGGACAAACTATACCGATGGTACTACCGGATACTATTTGTTAAGTCAGAATGGAACCGTAGCACCGACTACTACCACCAACATTACGTTTAACCTTACTGCGGCGCAACTTGCTTATGTAGACGGTAAGACCAAACGTTTGGTTTTTGTATGGAAAAATGACGGATCGGGAGGGACAAATCCACCGGCTTCTGTAGATAATATTTCCTTAACCGCAACCGTACCAACGTGTTTAAAAGCATCAAACGTATTGATTTCGGCTATTACGACGACTTCAGCAACGCTTAACTGGACGGCTTCGGCATCGACTCCTAGTGGCGGATATGAATATGAAATCAGAACCAGTGGTGCTGCGGGAAGTGGCGCTACAGGACTAGCAAACAGCGGAGCAACAGCAGCAGGAGTAACTACTGCAGCGATTACAGGATTGGCTACTTCAACGAATTTTTCAGTATATGTGCGTGCCAACTGTGGCGGAGGCGATATGAGTGACTGGACAACGGCGGCAACGTTCCGAACCGGACATTGTGTGCCTTCGTCAACATCATCTGCGACCTACATCAACAGTTTTGTAACTACTGGTGGCGCTACGAATATTTCGAATACCGCTTCCGGATATACAACCGGAGGGTATCAGGATAATTATGCTACGGCAACCGTTAGTCAGTATGCTACGGGATCGATCGGTTTTACAACTACCATTACAGGTGGAACTGTAGGAACTGCAATCTGGGTTGACTGGAATAACGATTTAGTATTCGATACAACCGAACGCGTATATGTTACGACAGCCTATGGAAACGGTCAGACAGGAAGTTTTGTAGTACCGGCAGGAACAGCACTTGGAGACTACAGAATGCGTGTACGTATTGACTTCAACAGCATTACTCCGGATCCATGTTCGAATGTAAATGCAAGAACAGAAGCGGAAGATTACAAACTAACTGTAATTGCAGCACCATCATGTGTGCCACCTACAGCCGTTAGCGCTGTTGGCAACACGACTACAACGGCAACCGTAAACTGGACTGCATCGACTTCGACACCGGCAAACGGATACGAAATTTATTATGCGACAACCAACACAGCGCCAACAGCGGGTTCAACCGCCAATGCAACGGCAGCAGCGGGAGCTGTAACCGCACCACTTAGCGGATTGACACCTTCTATGACGTACTACGTTTGGGTACGTTCTAATTGTGGATCAGGAACCTATAGTACCTGGGCAGCCGGAGGATCATTCTATACCGGATACTGTGTACCTTCGTCGACCTCATCATTGACTTATATCAACAACTTTACCACTACAGGTGGATCGACCAATATTTCGAATCTTGCTTCCGGATATACAACCGGAGGATACCAGGATAACTATGCTACGGCAACCGTTACACAATACCCTACAGGAACAATCAACTTTACGACTGCTATTGTAGGAGGAACAGTTGGAACCGCTATCTGGGTTGACTGGAATAACAATTTAGTGTTCGAAACAAGCGAACGCGTATATGTAACTACTGCTTATGGCGATGGTCAGACAGGAAGTTTTGTAGTACCGGCAGGAACTGCTTTAGGAGACTACAGAATGCGTGTACGAATTGACTATAACAGTTCTACACCGGATCCTTGTTCGAATGCAAATACAAGAACAGAAGCTGAAGATTATAAATTAACAGTAGTAGCGATCCCATCGTGTATGCCTCCAACAGCAGTAACTGCAACGGCAAACACCGCTTTTACAGCCACTGTAAACTGGACCGCTTCGGTATCGACACCGGCAAACGGATACGACATTTATTATTCTGAAACGAATACAGCGCCAGGAGTAGGTACAACACCGAATGCAACGGCTGCTGCTGGAGCGGTTACCGCACCATTATCCGGATTATCGGCTTCAGCAACTTACTATGTTTGGGTGCGTTCTAACTGTGGAACTGGTAACACCAGTACCTGGACGACTACAGCGGTAACCTTTACAACGCCATGTAATCCACCGGTAATTTCGGCTACAACGCCAGCAAGTATTTGTGGACAGGGAACAGCAACTTTAGCGGCAACAGCCAACGAAGGAAATATTAGTTGGTATGCAGCACAAACAGGAGGAACGGCGCTTGGAACAGGAGCTTCGTTTACAACACCAGTAATTTCAGCAACGACATCCTACTGGGTTGAATCCAGCCGAGTAAATGGTACTGTAGCTGTAGGACCGGTTTCGCCAACTGCACAGGGAGGAACAATCGGAGTACAAACAACGGCGTGGGAAAATAACTTTACCGTTTTAAAAAGCACGAAATTAACTTCAGTAGATATCTTCCCGGTAACATCCGGACAAACCGGAGCGATTATAGTTCGTAGTTCATCAGGAGCAGTAATTGCAACCTATCCGTATACGACAAACGTAAGTGGAGGAGCAACAGCACAAACCATTACGTTAAACCATGCTTTAGCGCCAGGAAACTACCAGTTATATCCAACATTACCAACAGCTGGAGTAAGCCGTAACACTACAGGGGCCGTATATCCGTATACTTCTTCGGTAGCAAAAATCAACGGAAACGGTTACGACCCGGCTTATTTTATGGGAATGTATAACTGGAAATTCGAAGATTCTTGTACATCAGCCAGAACAGAAGTAGTAGCAACGGTAACGGCACCACCGGCATTAACCCTAAGCACAGCCAGTACAACAGTAGTTTGTAGCGGATCATCCAGTGCAGCAGTAACGATTACTGCAGGTGCTTCAGATTATGATACCTATACCTGGACACCGGCAACCGGAGTAACCGGAGATGCAACAAACGGATGGACATTTAATCCAACTGCAACAACTACGTATACCTTAAAAGCAGTTAACACTACCAGCGGATGTAATATCGAAGCTACTGTAGTAGTAAATATTAACCCGGCACCGGTAGTAAACGTTTCGGGAACACCATCTACAATCTGTGAAGGAAGTACGGCTACCCTTGTAGCAACGACTACTACATCGGCACCTGGGACCATCACAATTGGAACCGGAACCACATTAACCAGTGAAACTGCACAACCAACAGCATTCTGTAACCGTTGGGCACAATACTGGAATCAAACAGTATTTACAGCAGCTGAGTTAACAGCGGCTGGATTAAAACCTGGAAACATTACTTCGATCGCTTATAATATTACCACATTAGGAAGCGGAACGAACGTAACGAACTTCACAGTTAGAATGGGAACGACCACCAATACTGCCTTAACAGGATTTACAACAACCGGATTAAACTTAGTTTACGGACCGGCAACCTATACGCATGCAGTAGGAGTTAACACCATCACGTTTACCACACCATTTGTATGGGATGGAGTATCGAACATCATTGTAGATATCAGACAGGATGGAGCCGATTCAACAAATAATGCGATTACGTATTATACGGCTACAACCGACAATACTACGGTATCGGCTACAACCAGTACATTATCATCTACAACCGTTTTAGCAACAACTAATCCGACACCAAGTTTGTCTAAAAACAGATTAAACGTAGTATTCGGAGGACAGATAGCTTCAACAGGAGCAGGTAACTTAAACTGGACCTGGATGCCGGGTAACTTAACCGGAAGTTCTGTAACAGTAACACCAGCTACAACGACTACTTATACGGTAAGAGGAACAAACCCAACAACAGGATGTTATACCGAGTCTACCGTAACTGTAAACGTTAACCCTGCACCGGCAGCGCCAACAGGAAATGCGACACAAATAATCAATGCGGATACAGCAGATCAGGCTACTATTGCCAATCTTACAGCAACCGGAACAGCAGTGGTATGGTATGCTACCGAAGCAGATGCTTTAGCAAATGTAAACCCATTAGCGTCGACTACGCAATTGGTGAACGGAGCTACTTACTATGCAATGCAAACCGTAGGTGGATGTAGAAGTACTGCACCATTAGCGGTAACCGTAACGGTAACATTAAGAACAGGATCATTCGATATGCCAGGATTGAAATACTATCCAAACCCGGTAGTAGACGTATTTACGGTAACGTATACGAACGACATTACTTCGGTTGAGGTATTCAACTTAGTAGGACAACGCGTAATTTCAGTTCGACCAAATGCTACCACAGCATTAGTAGACATGAGTGTGTTGCCAACTGGAGCTTATATCCTTCAGATTAAAGCAAACGGACAATCACAATCTGTAAAAGTGATTAAGAAATAA